CGCCCGGTCCCTGCCGTCCCCGGAAGTTCCGGTTTGTCGAAGAGGCGCAGCGTTTGCCGGGGTCGACGAGATCACCGTTCATGCCGACGCACATGGAACATCCGGACGCGGCCCACTCGAGCCCAGCATCGACGAAGATGCGGTCGAGGCCTTCCTGCTCCGCCTGCGCCTTCACGAGGGCCGACCCTGGTGAAACCAGACCGGACACCCTCGCCTTGCGGCCCGACAGGACGGCGGCCGCCTGCCTCAAATCCTCGATCCGGCCGTTCGTGCAGGACCCGATGAAGACCTGGTCGACCGGGGTGCCTTCAATAGGACGTCCCGCCGGCAGCCCCATGTAGTCCAGCGCATCGCGCACGGCCTGTGCCTTGCCGTTGGCAAGGGTTTCCGGGTCTGGGATGGGAGATGTCACCGGGATTGCGTGTTCCGGGCTGGTGCCCCAGGTCACGGTCGGTGCAATGTCACCTGCGTCGAGCCGGATGTCCCGATCAAACGGGGCCTCGTCGTCAGATGCCAGTTCCGCCCAGTGTTCCAGGGCGGCGTCCCATGCGGACCCCTGCGGCGCATGCGGACGCCCCCTGACATAGGCAAACGTTGTTTCATCCGGCGCGACCATCCCGAAGCGGGCGCCGCCCTCGATCGACAGGTTGCACAGGGTCATCCGGCCTTCCATCGACAGGCCGCGAACGGCGCTGCCGGCATATTCGATCGCATGTCCCTGGGCACCGTCCGCGCCGAGCTTTGCGATCCAGTTGAGCGCGATGTCCTTCGCGCTCACGCCCGGACCAAGTTCCCCGTCAATCCGGATGCGCATGGCGGCAGGTTTTTTCTGCCAGATCGTCTGCGTTGCCAGCACATGCGCCACTTCCGTTGCACCAATGCCGAATGCAAGCGCGCCGAATGCGCCGTGGGTCGAAGTGTGGCTGTCGCCGCAATTGACCAGCAGACCGGGGAGGGTCAGACCCTGCTCCGGGCCGACGACGTGAACGATCCCCTGTCCCGGATCGTTCAGGTCGAACAGCTTCAGACCATGTCTTGCGGCGTTGTCCCGCAGGGTCTCGATCATGTGGGCAACCGGGGGAGCAAGATCGGCATCGCGCGCACGCGTTGGGGCGTAGTGATCGACCACGGCGAAGGTCAGTGCCGGTTCCGCGACCGGAGCTGCGCGCTCCGCCAGCTTTGCGAACGCATGGTGCGAACCTTCGTGAACAAGGTGCCTGTCGACCCACAACAGGGAGGACCCGTCTTCGCGCAGCACGATCTCGTGCGCAGACCAGAGCCTGTCCAGAAGTGTGCGCGGCGCCGTCATGCAGGATCACCCGGCGGTTTCCCGATCGCAGGTTCCCAATGGCGGGTGTTGCCGTCGCCGACCCTGGTAAGCGGCATTTCGAGC
This region of uncultured Roseibium sp. genomic DNA includes:
- the leuC gene encoding 3-isopropylmalate dehydratase large subunit — encoded protein: MTAPRTLLDRLWSAHEIVLREDGSSLLWVDRHLVHEGSHHAFAKLAERAAPVAEPALTFAVVDHYAPTRARDADLAPPVAHMIETLRDNAARHGLKLFDLNDPGQGIVHVVGPEQGLTLPGLLVNCGDSHTSTHGAFGALAFGIGATEVAHVLATQTIWQKKPAAMRIRIDGELGPGVSAKDIALNWIAKLGADGAQGHAIEYAGSAVRGLSMEGRMTLCNLSIEGGARFGMVAPDETTFAYVRGRPHAPQGSAWDAALEHWAELASDDEAPFDRDIRLDAGDIAPTVTWGTSPEHAIPVTSPIPDPETLANGKAQAVRDALDYMGLPAGRPIEGTPVDQVFIGSCTNGRIEDLRQAAAVLSGRKARVSGLVSPGSALVKAQAEQEGLDRIFVDAGLEWAASGCSMCVGMNGDLVDPGKRCASSTNRNFRGRQGPGALTHLMSPAMVAAAAVTGTITDVRPFLNGRAA